From the genome of Ptychodera flava strain L36383 chromosome 13, AS_Pfla_20210202, whole genome shotgun sequence:
gtgGCAGGGAAATTGCATTCGGCAACTTTGGAAACGCCCCAGCAACGGGTGGACAGAGGATGGCACTCTGTTGTGTGTGGAGATTAAGCGATTGAAGGGGCAAATTGATATAACTGGGAGTGGATCGAGAGTTTTGCCTTGATAAGAGGGCAGTGACGAGCTTTTAAGATGTTTTGGAGTTGGGAGGCGACAGAAAATTGAGCAAATgggtaaaattttcaaaacgtaCCCGTCCGGTAAGACGGACAACTTTTCCCTTCAAAGGACGTTAAAGTAGACTATTTACATGTTAAAACAGCGCCGGTTACAAGTTCCCGAAATCGGCCGTTTGCTGCCGCTGATCAAATGCCCGCAAAAGAGGTTTCCTTCATTGCCGTACCATTCTGGACGGTGTGCCTTCATTGTTGTGGCATCCAATTAAGAGTGTGGGAACAAAGCAGGAAATTTGCCACGGAAAATACAATTTAATGCAATCGCGGTATAATATTGGATGTCTATTCATGCGGTCAATTTAATGGCATGTGTTAGATAACCGGTGAATAATTAGAATTTCAAGGGTACGACAACTGAGAGGAAATTAAAAGGCGCGTGATCTGTTAAATAGAAAGACAGCATTCTTCGTTTCGACGCTCCCAAAAGGACAGAAACCATCAAAAGTCAACTCGCAGCATAAGCGTTGATTCATAAAAATGGCGGTCATCAGGAGGTCGATGTGTAGGTCAAATAGAGCTTGACGCTCCAAGACAAAATGCTTTACAGCTATAAGAGCTGCCAGAGACAATGAACCCCCGTTCACTATACTATTGTAATAGATACCGATTTTCCCGTCAGTGATATTGCCACTGTTCTGTTACGCATTACAGCTTGTGGATTCTGAGTGTCTGCAtgttgtatttcatgcatgaatgGCTGAAATCGACTTCAGTCACTACTTCCACAAGTTACGTGCACTTTATACATAAGACCATTTAAGGAAAAAAAATAcgagtgtattaacataagctcaatttttatttggtttcttttggaaaaataatagttttattTGTAACAGTGTTAACATCGtgttttttcttaattttctctgaaaacctaccagcacgcggacggcaaacaaagaattttatttaaagcgccctATTGTGAAATCAACAACTTGGCAGGGAGACGGAAAAGGTAAAGAGTAAAGTGGAAAAGACTTTGACGAATGattactgttgaaaatgattGCTCTCGTGTCTCTTCTTGTTTTTAACAGCCACTTGTTATCACGAACTGAACAAAAAGTTACCTCGCTGTGGTTATTGCAAATCGTGATAAATCGATCTCGCCACTGCGCATGCTGGCAGTGTTTAATGCTTCAAAGACCGGCCGAAGGTCCACCCATCTTGAGGTACATCGACGGCGGCATTAACCCATTACTGCGTACAAGTGTCGGCAAGAGAGATGGCATTCTCTGCTCAAAAAGGGATATCTCCAGAAATCAAAAGTTGATCATTATCTTTTGAATGGCCGCCTCCCGCATTCTTGAGATTAGCCAGGGTTAGACGGACGGGACGGTGCCTTACAATAAAGCCGACTTAATTATTAGCCTTTGAAATGGAATAAACATGTTATGATTATATTCCCGTAGCTTAACCACAGCATTGTCGTCTCCGCTGAACTAATTTTTCTTCCTCTAACATGACCCTGACTATTATTTTGCAGCATTAGTCTATAATAAAGCTTCTGGCAGACCTGAAcgagtgaaaaggtcaccttaCAACTGATGTTATTTTCGCCAAGTGTGCGTTCCTTTTGTAAGCTGACTTACCCTGCAGTCGATCTCCAGGCGGAGATATCTAAAGGACAGAGCAgtgataatatttattttttttttcaataaaaatgttCTCATTTGTTCGAAACCTTGAGATGCAAATTAAAATAGTAAGAACATACATATCGCGCTACTCGGTGGATGACAGCGCCGCGCGTGCGAACGACgattttatattatattagCTAGATGTTTTTTATAATTATGTCGAATAGCGCCAAGCGCAACAGTTAGATTTATTGCCATTTCAAATAACATCATAGAAAGGATATGCGGAACCGAAGGAAACGCGCAAAATTATCCCACGAACCGctcaaaaacaaatttactttTCAGAGTCCATTGAAAAGGAAAGTTGACGTAttgaaaaaacaagtcatcatcacaattttctctttttctctGACAGGAAGCTTATTCGTCAACTGCGGGGGTCAATAATGCAATTGTCCGCTCACGTGACTGTTCCATTCAGCCGCTGATCGTGCCTTGGTTTTTCTGAACAGCAAGAAGAAGCTGAACCCACGTCATCGAGTCTGCCAATCTAATGAGTTTGTTGCGGCTTACACTTGTGCGCGATCATCATGCTCTCGTAATTGCCGTCTGTTTACGTCAGTATCAACAGTTCAGCGTTTCTCATACAGCGAAGGTAACTCGTGCACGATCTTCGCTTGTTGCTTGGGCTGTGATTGCTCTCGGAAAATTCGAATTGTGGCCGCCAGTCAGACATGACTTTATAAGGAAACGAGATGGCTTTCTTATTGTGGAGATTTGTTTTCCTTTCTCTGTTTATCTTTGTGGTGGTGTACATCGACGGCGGATCGGTCCCGACAAGCGAGCTATACGCCCGCGGCTTGCCGAGCGGACGCGTCGTTAGAACCGTTGTCAAGGAAGCCAGTCCCTCGATTTTAGAAGCCGCCAAGACCGAAAACGTGTATGACAATGCCGGTGACTATGCAAGTGACGCCGACGGGAACGTAAGATATTCTAAGGGAGTCGTAAAGCGGGATGTCCACAGTGAACCCGAAGCCGAACCGGAATCGGAACCGGAATCGGAGCCAGAGACCCAACCCGAGAGTGACGGAGAAACGGAGCCAGAACCGAGATCGGAAGGGGAAAGTTGGCCTGAGCCCGGACCCAATTGGCCCACTGCCTACATCGAATGGAAAAGTGCCTGGCAACTGCACGTAATCGGATTCTCGCTTGCATTCGGACTGGTCGCAATCTATTCtctattttgtttcatataCCACTGCAGGGATAAGAGAACGCTGAGCAAAAGAGTATTATCTCTAAGCCTTAGTTTTATCACAATGCTACTATGCCTCACTCGATGCTTGTCACTGGCAATCAATCCCTACGGCGCATACGGCTCTCTTCCAGACGAGCTCTCCCGGATCCTCTGGTCGCTTGGCTTCCCGTCGCTAACATCAGCAATAAGCACATTACTTCTGGTTCTCTTGGACACGACGAAGATGTCTCTCGGCCCGCCAAGATTTCAAAAGTTCTCCACTATTCTACCTGTGATCATTGTACACTTTATTTTGGTCCTTGGCGCTGATATGATTGTTACGGTATACACAGAAATGAGAGTTCTCCTGGTACTCTGCGCTGCTATCTTCATCCTGTGGGGAGCACTCCTGGCGATCGGCTTTTTCACGGTGGCATTTAAGCTTTATCGGAACCTGAAGGCAAGTCGAAGTGTCGCAAAAGGAAAAGGTAAGTTAATATATAAATGAATCAAATTTCTCGTTTATGACGAGTGCAGTCCTGACATGATTTCTCATGATTGTGATGAAGTTTTCTAACTTGACTCATTCGGAATACAGGTAAGTTTAGGTTAAACAGGCAGGCCAAGCACATATGCATAATTTGCTAGTTTCCAAACTCAATCTTCTTATATGTGTATGACATTAAGCGAAGCCGGTATTAGAAAGGGAACTAGagttggtgatgatgatgatgatgatgatgatgatgatgatactaTTGAAGTTGATTGTGGTCTTGGAGAAAAtaaatcattatcatcattatgttGCCGGGTTATGGTGGTGACGGATGTAGTAGCAGCGGTGGGCTTGTTAacgataaaaatcataaaataatcataaaagTCTATCGCGGGTAAGCTTTTACAGAAAGTGGTAcatataattatttttaaatatcatgATAACCAGAAGGTATTCTACACACACGTAAAACTTGATTTGTTAAATGAAACTAAATTACGTATTACCTTTTAATGGTATTAATCGCAAAATACAGTAAAAGGGGTTGCTGACTTTACTTGTCGCTTTATTTTACCGAAGTAAAATCTGTTCATCTGTCATTTACTAGTGTTGGGACTATCTTTATAGAACCGATACTTTTCCATCGATAAGACGTATGTCATGGCCCTGTAGGCCATCGCTATAAAAGACCCCGGGCATGTTGTAATGTAGAGAAAATCGTTTTTAAACCGTATGGGCAACGGTGTAAGAGAGGACATTTTAGGTAcaaagatacatgtatttacgTTGATACGTTTACGTATAATGCATTAATAACGGTAGGTAAGAAGTCTTTTGATATCTGTATATGCACGTACGCGTGTGATTATATCATATGTGTACCTAcgtaagtacatgtatgtatgtatgtatgtatgtatgtatgtatgtatgtatgtatgtatgtatgtatgtatgtatgtatgtatgtatgtatgtatgtatgtatgtatgtatgtatgtatgtatgtatgtggataACAATGAGCTGATAATAATTCTGATCGAGcgtttatttcagaaaaaaaaatccacgGTTAGCAAATGACCATACACGTGTAAAATTGATTGGCATTTCGAATTGCTTCTCTGACAGCGTCACAGATTAAAGTCAATATCAGTCAATATAGAGAAGCAAACAATGAGATGTCCAATCCTGACCTAATCcaaatattagaaaaaataaaaagcatATGTTTGCTCTCACGAGAGGTTTCAAAACAGACCGACCCCTTTTTTATTGATCTGACATGCTTTTAATGGCTAAATCAACGTTAGCAAGAGTTTATTTGGACATTGATTCAAGGGTAAGTCAGCGCGATACAGTATTCTGCCATTTTGACACGAGCTTATCCTTTTCACTGGCAGTGACAGTCTCGTCAAAGCATTATACGTACACTTATTCTTTCACGGAATAATAATGAGTTCTCTCTTGCCATTCTAATAATGGCAGTTGAGGTATTATCCTTCAGAGACAAATGCACTCTCAAGTCAAAAATCCCGCATCCGTGAATTTTCTTTGTTCCATTGAGCGGTGCgcttttattttgaataaaaccATTAGCTGCATTGTGATGTCGGATGACTAAACGAAGAAAAGCCAAGTCTATCTGATTAGTCTCTCAAGGCTCTGCCATCAGGGGTCGGCGTTTTTTGGCCCTTGTGTAAATTGGAAAAGAGCGACAATAAATAAAGTATAGAGAACGAGTTATGAGAACCTACAATATTATTTAGGGCAATGTAAACTTTAACAGTTGCACACAGAGTAGTTAGAAGAAGTATCTGTGAAATTGCTAACTGGAAAAAAGTGATAGTTTTTACTATTATTGTAAGTAAACTATGATGAGAAATCTCAATTTGTTTACATCTCTGTCATATCGCGActttcaaattcctcaataAAACTTCGAAAAAAGCGATGTGTACGTGGTTCCTGAGAAAAACTACCTTGTTGATAGGACAGTTGTTTTCATATCATCTGCAGCAGTGTCGTTCAACTTTCTTAAAAATGGGAAGGTTTTCTGGAGTACACTTTGTGACACTGGCGAACGTGGTTGTGTGCGCTTCTCTACCTCCTTGAGAATGCTAGACAGCTTGACGACTATCTGTGCATACTTGATTTGTGAGACGGTTAGTACTAAAAAATAGATTTCGATTTCAGAAGTCATGGAAATTGCATTGAATGGGGCAgttttttgtcagttttaatCTCAAATTGATTCACAGAGTACAACTTTCAATAGAGAACAAAGGATTAAAATCACATACACAGTCAATTTAAACTTGCTCCCCGGACGGGCATTTGAAAAGCCctgcttttaaaaaaattgttgataatAGTTTTCGACGGGTTGTATAGCTACTTCTTAAAACTCGCTAGGAAACCATGAAAGCATATGAAATATAACAATAAAAACTTATGATAAATTTACACGAAGTTCTAAAAATAAAACGACTATATGACTCTAGACTTCCAGATTTAAAGTAGCCGCTTTGACTTTCTCATTAAAACATTGCTAAGCAAACAGTTCCGATTCAGCGCATATTATCAAGTGTTTACTCGACTGTTTACCATGAATGCTTGAATCTTGCACTCAGTGTTTGACCGCGTACACTAAGGTTACGTCAAACTTCCTTCCTCGTACCTTTAACGGTGGAAGTCAACAAATCTGTGAAAATGTCAGTTCTACTACCCGCCTCGTAAATACCGTTTTGTGGCCCAACCGCTGTTCAAAGATGAAAAACAACTGTACGATTACAGTTAGACAATACAGTTTACTTTTTTCAAGCGGAAAATATCACCTAAGATGTCAAGGGTTAAGAACTTCAAAGCCTTAGAAAGTTTTTTT
Proteins encoded in this window:
- the LOC139147395 gene encoding proline-rich transmembrane protein 3-like, giving the protein MAFLLWRFVFLSLFIFVVVYIDGGSVPTSELYARGLPSGRVVRTVVKEASPSILEAAKTENVYDNAGDYASDADGNVRYSKGVVKRDVHSEPEAEPESEPESEPETQPESDGETEPEPRSEGESWPEPGPNWPTAYIEWKSAWQLHVIGFSLAFGLVAIYSLFCFIYHCRDKRTLSKRVLSLSLSFITMLLCLTRCLSLAINPYGAYGSLPDELSRILWSLGFPSLTSAISTLLLVLLDTTKMSLGPPRFQKFSTILPVIIVHFILVLGADMIVTVYTEMRVLLVLCAAIFILWGALLAIGFFTVAFKLYRNLKASRSVAKGKGSDNRSARLVHLICGCATVSMATSLTHLYGAVGVFGVYSDVEFVEAWPWWAFQTLQRMEELIISVLIFALSTKKSDGNGPKSSTVNRIFVVLVPCLPESNRVRPQRTLGDLGATNTAIGRTDFFSGDVSRWTFSKSDRKKIPLNSDIGEVTVAKSNNSMMTSHA